Proteins from one Cervus canadensis isolate Bull #8, Minnesota chromosome 25, ASM1932006v1, whole genome shotgun sequence genomic window:
- the CCDC184 gene encoding coiled-coil domain-containing protein 184, with protein MEEGLLEIMTKDGGDMPAPLEVSTVPAVGDVISGEYNGGMKELMEHLKAQLQALFEDVRAMRGALDEQASHIQVLSDDVCANQRAIVSMCQIMTTAPRQGGLGVVGSKGSFPGARRDPETPSPGIGDSGLLGRDPEDEEDDDEEEKEMPSSATPTSHCERPESPCAGLLGGDGPLVEPLDLPDITLLQLEGEASL; from the coding sequence ATGgaggaaggtctgctggagatcATGACCAAGGACGGCGGCGATATGCCGGCCCCTCTGGAGGTGTCCACCGTGCCCGCCGTGGGGGACGTGATCTCCGGCGAGTACAACGGCGGCATGAAGGAACTGATGGAGCACCTGAAGGCCCAGCTGCAGGCCCTGTTTGAGGACGTGAGGGCCATGCGGGGGGCCCTGGACGAGCAGGCCTCGCACATCCAGGTGCTCTCGGACGACGTATGCGCCAACCAGCGAGCCATCGTCTCCATGTGCCAGATTATGACCACCGCGCCCCGCCAGGGTGGCCTGGGCGTGGTCGGCAGCAAGGGGAGCTTCCCGGGCGCCCGCCGAGATCCGGAGACCCCTTCGCCTGGGATCGGGGACAGCGGTTTGCTGGGTCGCGATCCAGAGGACGAGGAGGACGAcgatgaagaagaaaaggagatgcCCAGCTCCGCCACACCCACTAGTCACTGTGAGCGCCCGGAGAGCCCCTGTGCTGGCCTCCTGGGGGGGGACGGGCCACTTGTGGAGCCCCTCGATCTGCCCGACATTACCCTGCTGCAGCTGGAGGGCGAGGCCTCTCTGTGA
- the LOC122427716 gene encoding olfactory receptor 10AD1-like — MAMNGLIIFITWTDPRLNSPMYFFLGHLSFLDVCFITTTIPQMLVHLIVKNHIVSFISCMTQMYLVFCVGVAECILLAFMAYDRYVAICHPLTYAHIMSRQVCVSLVSTAWSFGLINGIMLEYMSFRNPFCRDNHIENFFCEAPIVIALSCGDPQFSLRVIFADAIVVLLSPMALIVISYARILASILGRNSSSGRSKTFSTCASHLTVVIFFYTSAMFSYMNPRSTHGPDKDKPFSLLYTIITPMCNPIIYSFRNKEMKGAMVRALGRSSLSQAESV, encoded by the coding sequence ATGGCCATGAACGGCCTCATCATCTTCATCACCTGGACAGACCCCAGGCTCAACagccccatgtacttcttccttggCCACCTGTCCTTCCTGGATGTCTgcttcatcaccaccaccatcccgcAGATGCTGGTCCACCTGATAGTGAAGAACCACATTGTCTCCTTTATCTCTTGCATGACCCAGATGTACTTGGTCTTCTGTGTGGGTGTGGCTGAGTGCATCCTCTTGGCTTTCATGGCCTATGACCGTTATGTTGCCATCTGCCACCCACTGACCTATGCCCACATCATGAGCCGGCAGGTCTGTGTGAGCCTGGTGAGTACTGCCTGGTCCTTTGGGCTGATCAATGGCATCATGCTTGAGTATATGTCATTCCGGAATCCCTTCTGCAGAGACAACCACATAGAAAACTTCTTCTGTGAGGCCCCCATAGTGATTGCTCTCTCCTGTGGAGACCCCCAGTTTAGCCTAAGAGTCATCTTTGCTGATGCCATTGTGGTGCTGCTCAGCCCCATGGCGCTCATCGTCATCTCCTATGCCCGCATCCTGGCCTCCATCCTGGGCAGGAACTCCTCCTCTGGTCGGAGCAAGACTTTCTCTACTTGTGCCTCCCATCTGACCGTGGTCATCTTTTTCTACACCTCAGCCATGTTCTCTTATATGAACCCCCGTAGCACACACGGTCCTGACAAAGACAAGCCTTTCTCCCTCCTCTACACCATCATCACCCCCATGTGCAACCCCATCATCTACAGTTTCcgaaacaaagaaatgaaggggGCAATGGTGAGGGCCCTTGGGAGGAGCAGCCTTTCCCAGGCAGAGTCTGTCTAG